CCTGGCCCTCGCATCTGCCCCTGCCTTACATCAGTACAGCCCCAGACCTGCACCCTGGTTCcaccacccgccccccccccacctggggcagggagctgctcaccccaccccaccccacccgtaCCCCAAAACCCCTGTGGTGCAGGGAAGACAGTCAaaggctgggggggctgggtatgaaAAAATCACATTCTCCAGTCACCAAGGCTAAAACCTCCCATGAGAACTGGTAACACGAAGTCACCTCCATGTTAAACTAGGAACATGGCGAGGAATCAGGGCCCTCCTTTGTTCTGTGGTTACGTGAGGCCCTTTCCCACTGAAAACGTTTACATTACAGACGTGTCCCTGCTTATTGGAGCTGACGCGCCTTGAATTTCAGATCGGCAGGGGAAAGGCGAGGTGCGGATTTGCAATGCAAGGAAGGAATCAGTCTGTCTACTAGAAGATCCTGTGGACCTGAAGAGGCCACAGAACTTTTCCATTTGTGAGGAATCAAATAAcgataaagggccagattctgatctcagtgacccaGTGTGAATCCAGAGTGATCCCCCTGCCCTCAAtggagtcagggctggattctgatctcggTCACCAGTGTGAATCCAGAGTGATCCCCCTGCCCTCAAtggagtcagggctggattctgatctcggTCACCAGTGTGAATCCAGAGTGATCCCCCTGCCCTCAAtggagtcagggctggattctgatctcggTCACCAGTGTGAATCCAGAGTGATCCCCCTGCCCTCAAtggagtcagggctggattctgatctcggTCACCAGTGTGAATCCAGAGTGATCCCCCTGCCCTCAAtggagtcagggctggattctgatctcagtcaccAGTGTGAATCTGGAGCGACCCTGCTGCACCCGTGGAGTTGTTCTGTACTTGCCCAGGTGTAACCGTGCACAGATTGGATAACAGCTGTCCTCTGCTAACAGCTGGACCCAACATCTGTCTGCGATGCTCAGAGTTATTTTGTTCTTGCAGGCAGGATATCATCTCGTGGCAGCTCCCCATGGCTCTTTCGACTTGCTCTGGGCGAGATGAGGGTTATAAGCTGGTCGTCCGGGACCGTTTTGAGGCAGGGATGAGGGAACTGGTGTGTTTCACCCAACACCTACTTGAAGCCGAGGCAGATCCAAATGCACATGGGAAAATCCGGGGACGAATCGAGGCAGCTTCCCGAGAGATGTCAGCAGCAGAAGAGGAGCTGGGAAGGCAGCTGGAGTCGGTAGACGCCACAACCGAGGAGTTAGTAGTGAAGAAGAAAAACCTGCAGGATGAGCAAGAGGAAAAGAAAGGGAACCTCGAGCGCTTAAGAATCCAGCTGGGCTCTTGCCGCAGGTCAGAAAGAGAGGCCAGAGAGATGCTGGAAAGGGCCAACAGACACCTCAGAGAAATGCAGGCCGAGCTGCGGAGACAACGAGAGGAAGCAGAACGCAACCGACTGCAACGAGATATCGGCATCGGGCTGATGTTTATTCCTCTCCTGGGGACAATTGCGGGTGAGTGGCTTGTGCTGTTTGTACCTTACTGCCTCGTGGCGCCTTATCGCACACACTTCGCAGTTGCTACCAGGGATTTAGGACTTGGAGAGACCGTCCATCCACTGGCACGATAGGATGGGGCCACTTAATCCCCTTTCCAGTAGTTCTCGCTCttcaagtctctactgagcatggaGAACCAGCCAGAAACTGGCAAGCATAAGAGGGCTGGTGAATGGGATGGGGGTCTATCCCCTCTAGGGCATGCTGGCTCCGATCCAGCCCCAGGGATGGGGaatggctggctcaggggtgcagggaatggggcacggggcctttcccctctggggcAGTGGTTCTGATTCTCTCTCATGGGATGTTTTGTTCTGTACAAAGTACATTGGCAGGTTCTCAGACTGGGTCACCCAGCCCGGTTTGCAGTTTCAGCAGGACACCGAGAGCACAATTCCCTCTTCTTTAGAGATGGCTCATTTCTTGGCTCAGGCCAAATGTTTTGTATGTGGTAGAAGGGGATCTTATCCACCATCCAGCTGGGTGGGTCCTACACTAGGGGGAGGGAACACAAAGAGGCCTCCAAGCAAGTAGATACACAGATGGATGTGTAGGGGGAGAGATAGATGGGTTGTAtgaagatggatggatggatagatagagggggtgtatgggctTGGAGAGATGGGGctatatggggatggatgggggggtgTATGTAGATGCATGGAGCGAGAGGGGGGTGAATGGcgatggatggatgggggaggTGTATTGGGATGGATGGAGGCAGagatgggtgtggggggatggatggagagagggatggatggatggggggagTGTGTGGGAATTGATGGACGGATGGAAAGAGAGGTGTGTGAggctagatggatggatggatgaaagaGGGGTGTATGAGGATGGAAggatggagggggtgtgtgtggggatggatggatggatgtggtATATGGAAATTGATGAATGGATGGAGGGCGGGGTGTGGGGATGGACGGAGggagagggggtgtatggggatggatgggggtgtgtgtggggatggatggatggatgtggtATATGGAAATTGATGAATGGATGGAGGGCGGGGTGTGAGGATGGACGGAGggagagggggtgtatggggatggatgggggtgtgtgtggggatggatggatggatgtggtGTATGGAAATTGAGGAATGGATggagggcagggtgtggggatggatggataggggggtggtgtatggggatggatggagaaaTGGATGGAGAGAGGGGAGTGTGGGGATAGGTGGATGGGTTCCATGAATAGAAAGGTCCCATAACCACATATTCACCACACACTTAAGAACCACGTGATTTCAAATAATTTATTGCCGTGTAGTCAGCAATGTAAAACCTTGGGCCTGGTTTAATCCAAACCATTCCTGGCTCTTATCTAGCTCTTTCCCACCTCAGAGCtcaagtgcttcacaaaggagggGGGTGTCATTACCCAtgttgtacaggtggggaaactgaggcatggagcgggGCAGCGACTGGCTCAAGATGACCGagtggggccctggcagagccaggaatagactcTGGTTCTCTCAAATCCCAGCCCATTTATTCCTGTTTAGCCCGTCAGCACCTTGGCCTGGCATCTGGGCAGCACTGGCCCAACGGGGCCTTGATCCCGTTCGGGGTCTGGGTGTGGCACCCTCCACTGCCCGGAGCAGCAGCCGGGCTGTGGAAGCTGCCCTGCCCCGGTGCCCTGCCGGGGGGGAGCACACAGGAGACTccccacagggctctggctggatACCTGGCCATGCTGCCCCCACCtctgggggcgggtggggggggaaggggctgcatgGGTCACTGGGGAGGGCACGAGCCCAGGCCGTGTGTGAGGAGCACCGGGCCCGAAGGGAAggaggccccaggctggggctgctggggggggccgTGGGTCTGTGAGTGGCTGGGGGGGTGAGTCCTGGGGGAATGCCCGTCTCCCCGCAGGCTGCTGGAGGGGTCTGCACCCCACAGCAAGGGAGGGGGTTGGAGTTTGCTACTAGCTAGGGGACCCCACTCCACATATGCAGCGCTTGGGCCCCAGTCTTTGTTGGGGGGTCCATGCAGCACCCGGCATGATGGGGGCCCTGAGctctgtttggggggagggggaaggtatcTGTGCAGCCCCGGTGGACAGGGCTCCAGACTTGGTCGGGGGGGGTCTGTACAGGGCCTGGCGTGATGGGCAGACCCCCGATCTCAGTCGGGGGGGGGTCTGTACAGGGCCTGGCGTGATGGGCAGACCCCCGATCTCAgtcggggggggggtctgtgcaggGCCTGGCGCGATGGGCAGACCCGAtctcagtcggggggggggggggtctgtgcaggGCCTGGCGCGATGGGCAGACCCGATCTCAgtcggggggggggtctgtgcaggGCCTGGCGCGATGGGCAGACCCGAtctcagtcgggggggggggggtctgtgcaggGCCTGGCGCGATGGGCAGACCCGAtctcagtcggggggggggggggggtctgtacaGGGTCTGGCGTGATGGGCAgacctgatctcggtcgggggtggggggtgtctgtgcAGGGCCTGGCGCGATGGGCAGACCCGAtctcagtcgggggggggggggggtctgtgcaggGCCTGGCGCGATGGGCAGACCCGAtctcagtcggggggggggggggtctgtgcaggGCCTGGCGCGATGGGCAGACCCGATCTCAGTCGGGGGGGGGGTCTCTACAGGGTCTGGCGTGATGGGCAgacctgatctcggtcgggggtggggggtgtctgtgcAGGGCCTGGGGGGATGGGCAGACCCGATCTCGGTCGGGGCCTCCAAGCGCTCATTTAATACCAGTACAAATCGCTATCCCAGAACTAATGACATtcgcttcccccaggctccatCATGGTCGGCTGTGGGCAGGTAGCTTTGGATGCCGCCAATAAAGCTGCAGGCGAGGCCCAGGATGCCGTTCATCGACACACGAACGAAGCGGCCAGGTTCTCAGCAGACGTCCGCAGCCACGAGGAGGAGGAGCGGCGGGTGGAGGCCGAGATCGCGGCCAACGAGCCGCGCCTGGCTCAGATCGACGCGGAGCGGCAGGCGTTGGCCGTGCTCCAGGGCAAGATCGTCGCCCTGCAGAACGGGCTGCGGAAATGTGTTACCTTCATGAACGGGCTAGCGGGGAAGGTCTGCGTGGCTAAGAGGCTCACCGAGGACCTGCTGATCTATGAGGAGCTGGCCAACGTCCTCGGAGAGGTCGTTCAGCACATCCTACCCACCATGAGCCCAGGAGGCGAGGCTGGCATGAGATTCCTGGCTGCGGGGGAACTCCAGGGCCTCCTTGAGAAGTTAAAGTCGGGCGGCCGCAGCCTCAGAGCCCGGGCAGACGCCGAGCCAGCAGCAATAGACTATTAGGGCCACGATTTCCAAAGCCGAAGTCCCAGGCCCACGGCCAGGCTACGACGAGCGCGTGAGCTTCCCTCTATGTTTGAGAATTGTAGCAAGTTAACAATGCTGTTAGGTAGGGTCGCCACCTCCAAGGGGCAAAAAAGCAGACAAACCCAGCCattgcccctcacccccaccagcCTTACCCTCTTCTTCCTCCAGGCCTTGGACCCCCATCCTCCCACCCCGTAACCACTCCTTACCCTCCCTGCTGGCAAGCCACACATCCCTCCGTCCCTTCTCCACCACGTGACCTGGGGCGGTCCTCACAAGATCCCTGGGGTGACTTGGACGAAGGGCTGAGCCACGGAAAACCCAGAGAGGGAGTCAGGAGAAGACGGTGGCTGGGACGGGCCCTTGTGGCCAAGGAAATGTCtatggggcggggaggagggtaTGTGAGGTAAAGGCCTTTTGAAACCAAAACGTGAACCAATCCATTCTGAAAGGTCAAAAGGAACATTTCAACCGTtttgacctgaaactcaaaaaagagtcatacaaaaGTGGACCTCTGGGGGGCCTGCTCATTCTGGGGTGTGGCATGAGCAGGCCCCCCAGAGGAAGTTCTTAAATGTAGCAACACacattaataataaaattatatcAGAAATGGATCCGATTAGCTCGAGAACACCAGAACCTGGGCAAAGTTCCAGTCCCAATCAATCTAAGACGGCAACTCGGATCTATTTCTAGTTCACATCAGATCCTGTTttggaatgtttaaaaataattcctaacgatgattgtcataaatatcaagggaagggtaaccacctttaaatccctcctggccagaggcaaaaccctctcacctgtaaagggttaagaagctaaggtaacctcactggcacctgaccaaaatgatcaatgaggagacaagatactttcaaatccgaggggggaaacaaaggctctgtctgtctgtgggatgcttttgccgggaacagatcaggaatccagccttacaactgttaaattagtaagtaatctagctagaaatgctaacaaatggaaaagatttccttttgtttaatggctggtaaataagccgtattggagggaatgtatattcctgtttttgtgtctttttgtaacttaaggttttgcctagagggattctctatgttttgaatctggtttccctgtaaggtatttaccatcctgattttacagaggcgattcttttaccttttctttaattaaaattcttcttttaagaaccggattgatttttcatttgttcttaagatccaagggtttgggtctgtgttcacctgtaccaattggggaggatttttatcaagccttccccaggaaagggggtatgtagggcttggggggatatttggggggggaagacgtctccaagtgggctctttccctgttctttgtttaaaatgcttggtggtgtcagcctagggttcaaggacaaggcaaagtttgtaccttggggaagttttaacctaagctgataagtttacggggtctttcatgcaggtccccacatctgtaccctagagttcagagtggggagggacccTTGACAATGATGTTTGAAGGAAAGTATCATGGCATATTTTTGGCATCATTCTGCCGATACTGTTGGCCTCTATAAAGTTTTTGTGGGCACGGAATGAGGGATTTTACGATCAActcttttgtttagaaaatgcttGGATCTCTTCGGTGACTTGACTGACTTAATTCTTTTTATGACTGCAtaggaaaatatttgtttaaagttTAATCTGTACAAACGTAGGAGTTCAATATATTCGTTATTTTATACAGTGCCAGGTTTACAGTGGCTccagggagccaggcccatgctcagaaggggccctggcctgctcccCTTGCACTGCGCCCCGAGAGCCCTctggctccccccgcccaccacttgctcctcttggcctgcccGCCAGCTGGccgagggctcctctccacctccgggccccagccccggctcctctcagccccctggctgGACCCCAGCGCGCCTccggctctgggcagtctctgcttcccaccacctgtggggccccgcctgtctccccggagctgagccacctgggactggtgcagaagcctggccagtctcagccaggtgtgggtgtggggcaatgtggggggcttggctgggcccctccaggcaagtgcatCTTGAGGGACCCTGGCCAGGGCaggtcctggcctggctgatcgcatCACTCCCCGGGGGGGCTAGAGCGATTCCAGCAGGGGGGTGCGtctggggggggcgctgggctgtgaaggggcggggaggatctgtgtgtgctggggcactagggagtgggggttcagtgacggggggtgctgggcagatGTGGTGGGGCtgcgggcaggggtggtgttgtgcagggcgctgtgcatttgtggcagggtctcgggggggggggggtgctgggcatagtgggtctgGAGccgctctggccatagggagggggggtgttgggcaggggggctgtgtggtgtggcatAGGCCCATCCCCGAGGGGAAGGGTCACGCTGGCATTACAGGGCCAGGTGGGCCACTGGGCGTCGGACCTCGCATTGGGCAGAGCGgggccgcccctgccatgccccattgcccctggccggcCCCTCGCTCCGGGCACCGCCCTccgtgccccattgcccctggccggcCCCTCGCTCCGGGGACCGCCCTCCATGCCCCATTGCTCCTGGCCGGCCCCTCGCTCCGGGGACCGCCCTCCGTGCCCCATTGTCCCTGGCCGGCCCCTCGCTCCGGGCACCGCCCTccgtgccccattgcccctggccagcccctcgCTCCGGGGACCACCCTCCCCACGTCAtaccccattgcccctggccggcCCCTCACTCCGGGGACcgccctccccgccccgcgccccattgcccctggccggcCCCTCGCTCCGGGGACCGCCCTCCgcgccccattgcccctggccggcCCCTCGCTCCGGGGACCGCCCTccgtgccccattgcccctggccggcCCCTCGCTCCGGGGACCACCCTCCCCACGTCAtaccccattgcccctggccggcCCCTCACTCCGGGGACcgccctccccgccccgcgccccattgcccctggccggcCCCTCGCTCCGGGGACCGACCTCCgcgccccattgcccctggccggcCCCTCGCTCCAGGGACCGCCCTCCGTGCCCCATTGTCCCTGGCCGGCCCCTCGCTCCAGGCACCGCCCTCCGCGCCCCATTGCCCCGGCCAGCCCCTCGCCGGGGACCACCCTCCCCGCCCTCCgcgccccattgcccctggccggcCCCTCGCTCCGGGGACCGCCCTCCgcgccccattgcccctggccggcCCCTCGCTCCAGGGACCGCCCTCCgcgccccattgcccctggccagcccctcgCTCCGGGGACCACCCTCCCCACGTCAtaccccattgcccctggccggcCCCTCACTCCGGGGACcgccctccccgccccgcgccccatTACCCCTGGCCGGCCCCTCGCTCCGGGGACCGACCTCCCCGGGCCgcgccccattgcccctggccggcccctcgctccggggaccgacctccccgccccgcgccccatTGCCTCCAAGGGGGCCCACAGAAGGATAATCCGGCCCTGATTTTATCTACATCTCTCCTTATATTTTCTCCTTTCCAGACCTGAAGGATCCCAGGCCCCAGCGAACACAGTCACAGCAGACCAGCAAGGAGGCAGAGGGCAggcggctgcaggaagggcggagGCCAGCTCCAGCCGGGGATAGACACATTGCTGGGCAAGTGAACGTGACAGTACTTTCCTCTTTCTCCCAGGTGCCATGGCCTCCACAAGCCGGGTCAAAGAGCTCCAAGAGGCTGTTCTCTGTTCCATTTGCCTGGCTTATTTTAACGATCCGGTGATTCTCAAGTGTGGACACAATTTCTGCCGAGCCTGCATCACTCAGTACTGCAAGGAGtccaaaacctccccccactatccctgcccccagtgcagggACCCCTTCCAGGAAGGGGAACTCCAGCCAAACCGGCAGCTCAGGGCTGTAGTTGAAATAGCCAAAAAATTCCCAGACCCAACGGGGAAGGAAGCATGTGAAAAACACGAGGAGCTTTTGAAACTCTTCTGTGAAGTGGATCAAACTCTCATCTGTGTGGTGTGCAAAGAGTCCAGTCGTCACAAAGACCACCCCGTGCTTCCTCTCGAGGAGGCTGCTCTGGATTCCCAGGTAATTTTTGCCTTGGGAAGgcatcccagcccaggcagcCTCGAGCAATCAGAACAGAGCCATCTGAGAAATATAAAACCAGCAAGGTAATAAAACTAGCTTCCTACAATGACAAGGTAGAAAAGCAGAAGGGATTTTATACAAGAAGAACGTTGCGGAGACGTGTTTTTCAGGCCTCCTCTGCATACAGGTTTTGTACTGGTCTGTGCTGGTGacgggtgggattttttttttttttaaacaaaatagttATATCAGCAAAAGCCCCCGGGTGTGAATACAAGTTGGACTGGTGTAAAGGTGCCTGATGCCAGGAATGCTTGTTTCCATTTCCATGCAGGAATAGGCTATACACTTTTATACAGGTGTAACGACACCCACGCTCGCAGGGCTGTATGGCTTTAATAGCACCAGGATATGTAAAGCAGGGTATGATTTGCGTGCCCGAGAGCAAGGGCATCCCCTGTGCAGGGAGAAATCCACGTGGGGGCAGGAAACTCTACAAGTTCCAGCTCACACAGGTTCCTTTTAATCATTGCAAGGTGGGGGGAGCGGGGTTTGCTTCTCATACAGAATGGACAACGGTTGCGGGCCTGGCCCATTCCAGCAGATTTCTTGAAATCTGCGGAGGCAGGGGTaggtgaccatattttcaaaatgaagatCCGGGGCACTGTTATccggggggaaggaggtggaggatcAGGGCGGAGTATttggctgaatttgaacagccagagagctggGCTATTAGAGGGCCCCagcgcggggctgcaaggatgagggatgccttgaggcggaccctcctttcactctcccgccactcctgcgcTTTTCGATGTGTATTAAGGGAcagctgcatgacttcatgcagcaggtcctcttTGCTTTCTCGTGTACAtttcctgattctttggagtctttcggccctTGATAACAAGGACGGCTGGGATCTCAAGGctgcatctgtaaagccaaaatgcaacacttaacagaggcagcattgttcacaccagacagagcaatgattcccccgtacttaaagacaagcacagtctacacaacaGCAGAAACCGCTCATCCCAAAGCTTGCGCACATAACCcccgggagccccaaaatggtgagcaagcacaggggcaagggggactgattgatTCACGGCCACACTGtcttctgggtttctgtgcctcggggagagccaacagcggcaggggggccctatactgaacactgtccccacattttccacaggatgagttTGTCCTGGAAGAGATCTCGCTggtgagggtgacctgggaagcaagggagggtcttctgcgGCAAGGCGGCTTCCGCCCCGGCCCGTCTGCAGCTTGCCTGTgggcagcaatggtccccccgcccctcgcGGCACAGTGGTggggacatgttagcctgactgggacaagggcCACAGAGGCTCTCCCAAGGAACCTGCGCAAGCccattgcccagcttctgcatgagacctttgaagagatcgcTGAGGCTGATTGCTGCGATGTGAGAGAGctcatcaacgccctattccgcatctaggcacgcggccctaaccctcctcgccccaagagcccgcccccaacaacttccttcccaaaataaaagctgcttgccgggaacctcctctggagtttgtccttccccaagcaccggccgctgcgactggctaccttcctcctggcttgagaacagctcctggctgcatgctgggggtgctgggctgtccccctcctcctcagcaccctcgctcccgctttcccccccctcctgcctggttgaactgggctctgaagtgtccagggTGCTgctcagagtggaggtggggtcgccccccaGTATGGCGTCCAGccctttgtagaaacggcaggtcgcggggtagcaccggagcggctgtttgccccGCGGGCTTTGCGGTGGGCatcctgcagctccttcacttgaACCCCGCACTGCAGCGCGtgccggtcatggcccctttccagcatggcccttgatatctgcccgaaggtattgtaattcctacggctggagcgcagctgggactggacagcttcctccccccaaacactgatgaggtccagcacctcgccattgctccatgcGGGGGCTCGCCTGGCGCATGGAGGCCTGGTCACCGGGAAAGTTGCACTGAGAGCAccccacgcctggctgagcaaacaggagggggattttcaaaattcccagagagtttaaagggcgggtctgacgggtggtcacctgagggcagggcagtagagttcaaagcgATGACCAGCGTGGCTGGAGCAGGCGTTGTGGGACACGTCTGGAGGCCGATCACAgcacactaacagaccagggcgtccacactggcgccgcggtgctccagccagggcgcaTCAAGCGTTCGGCTTCTCGTCGAGGTGGAgcaccaggagcgctccagccacGGAGCCACGGAGTCTGCCAGTGTGGACGCGTCATgagttagggcgcccggggctgctttaatgcgctctaacttccaagtgtagccaagcccttagagagtcatttgcaggagagagagagacctcaaGCATGAGAATGACGGTATAGTcatgtggttagagcactcacccattTTATTATGCATTTCATATtcttgaaaatataaataaaatggggGAAAGCCCTCCAAAAGCAACCAAAGCTAATCCAGTTTTTCTTTTGTTAGGAACAAATTCAGAGCCGTTTGGAGAgttggaaaaaagagagagaagagattcTGTCATATAAATCTAGTGCAGAAAATACAAGCCAGGAACTACTGGTAGGTGCTGTTCTTACTCAGAGACAAATGTGCACAGGGACATTATTGATACTCTGCTTAGTCTAACGGAAGAAGAACAGTGAGAAACATCTTCCCTTCCGTGAAAGTTTATTACTTCTTTATTCTCATTGTAAAGAAGAACTGTTCTGATTTAATTGAGTATAAACAGGAAAATGGAGTATTAAGGAAAGAGTTTTAATAAtccaaatatttccattgataatgtGAGTGTAATTTGTTTAGCTAATGGTAGTTTTTCTTTTAGTCTTTCAACTAGAGCTGGTCGAAATTCAAACACAAAAATGTCCTGTAGGAAAATGGGATTTagtagaaaacaattttttttctgtgggaaaatgtcttttgcaaataaataataaaagttttTTGACAGGAAATTTCAGAAtgaacaaaaatgtttattttcatttcaaactgaagttttaattttggttttaaaaagctgaaattttttcaaaatttcaaatgttttttaTCCCTTTGTT
This genomic interval from Caretta caretta isolate rCarCar2 chromosome 14, rCarCar1.hap1, whole genome shotgun sequence contains the following:
- the LOC125621412 gene encoding tripartite motif-containing protein 10-like isoform X1 — its product is MASTSRVKELQEAVLCSICLAYFNDPVILKCGHNFCRACITQYCKESKTSPHYPCPQCRDPFQEGELQPNRQLRAVVEIAKKFPDPTGKEACEKHEELLKLFCEVDQTLICVVCKESSRHKDHPVLPLEEAALDSQEQIQSRLESWKKEREEILSYKSSAENTSQELLKQLETEKQKIVSEFQQLRQFLEEQEQLLLAQLEELNKEIEKRRAEYVAKLSEEISSFNYLISEMERKCQLPASEFLQDIKGTLSSERDSGSRHGPSRPHRVCGSETCEMGRHTAGSA
- the LOC125621412 gene encoding tripartite motif-containing protein 10-like isoform X2, whose amino-acid sequence is MASTSRVKELQEAVLCSICLAYFNDPVILKCGHNFCRACITQYCKESKTSPHYPCPQCRDPFQEGELQPNRQLRAVVEIAKKFPDPTGKEACEKHEELLKLFCEVDQTLICVVCKESSRHKDHPVLPLEEAALDSQEQIQSRLESWKKEREEILSYKSSAENTSQELLKQLETEKQKIVSEFQQLRQFLEEQEQLLLAQLEELNKEIEKRRAEYVAKLSEEISSFNYLISEMERKCQLPASEFLQ